The sequence GGGGACTTTTTTGATGTGGGCGCTCTCCAATTGGGAGTGGCATTTGCCAGGAGTCTGACAGATCATTTTATGATCGGAGCCAATGCCAAAGTGCTACGTGAAACCATTATGAATTCACATGCCCAGGGTGTTGCCCTTGATATTGGCGGACGCTATGTAACGCCATGGAAGGGTTTGGTTTTGGGCTTCTCAATCAGCAATTTTGGAACCAAGATGCAAATCACTGGTGATGATCTGTTGACCACAAATGATCCAGATCCACTGAATAGTGGGAACAATGATATCATCAACGCCTATTATGCAACCGATCGATTCGATATTCCACTTCGGATGGTGATTGGTTCAAACTGGCAAGTCATGAACACCCCTCTGCTGGGGATCTCCCTGGAGGCAAATGGTGTCTTCCCAAGTGACAATGAAGAATGGATGAATGTGGGGATTGATGCGGCGATAGCAAATAATTTGCTGCATGTGAGTGCTGGAATGAATCACATATTTTTGCCAGAAAATGAACCACAATTATCATTGGGTGGTGGATTGTCATATCGCATAATGGGTGGTGTTATTTTGCGTGCTGACTATGCGGTACAGGCCCACAAATATTTTGGATTAAACGAACATTTCTCACTTTCAATGA is a genomic window of Candidatus Neomarinimicrobiota bacterium containing:
- a CDS encoding PorV/PorQ family protein, which codes for MKTKAKAILISLLTLCFAFSSLSGQTISKVGTSAANFLKIPVDAIGTARGEAVVTGFNDPATMYYNPSTLALISQPATHFSYVDWYEGISINHAAIAIPLSSWGVFGVNLVSMNSGQMEITTEIDQDGTGDFFDVGALQLGVAFARSLTDHFMIGANAKVLRETIMNSHAQGVALDIGGRYVTPWKGLVLGFSISNFGTKMQITGDDLLTTNDPDPLNSGNNDIINAYYATDRFDIPLRMVIGSNWQVMNTPLLGISLEANGVFPSDNEEWMNVGIDAAIANNLLHVSAGMNHIFLPENEPQLSLGGGLSYRIMGGVILRADYAVQAHKYFGLNEHFSLSMRY